The Notolabrus celidotus isolate fNotCel1 unplaced genomic scaffold, fNotCel1.pri scaffold_320_arrow_ctg1, whole genome shotgun sequence genomic interval tgttacactgatgttctactgatgttacactgatgttacactgatgttacactgatgttaTACTGATGTacactgatgttacactgatgttattacactgatgttacactgatgtAATACTGATGTTACatgatgttacactgatgttctactgatgttacactgatgttacactgatgttCTACTGATGTTAAactgatgttacactgatgttacactgatgttctactgatgttacactgatgttatactgatgttacactgatgttaTACAATGATGTTACACTGATCTTACACTGATGTTATACTGATGTTATactgatgttacactgatgttacactgatgttacactgatgttatactgatgttacactgatgttacactgatgttatacactgatgttacactgatgttacactgatgttacactgatgttacactgatgttacactgatgttacactgatgtaatactgatgttacactgatgttacactgatgttacactgatgttacactgatgttctactgatgttacactgatgttacactgatgttacactgatgttatactgatgttacactgatgttacactgatgttatacactgatgttacactgatgtaatactgatgttacactgatgttaTACACTGATGTAATACTGATGTTACACTGAGTTACACTGATGTAACACTGAGTAAAACTGATGTTACAATGATGTacactgatgttacactgatgttacactgatgttacactgatgtaatactgatgttacactgatgttacactgatgttcttactgatgttacactgatgttacaATGATGTTCTactgatgttacactgatgttacatgatgttacactgatgttatactgatgttacactgatgttacactgatgttacactgatgttatacactgatgttacactgatgtaatactgatgttacactgatgttCTACTGATGTTCTACTGCtgttacactgatgttacactgatgttacaatgatgttacactgatgttacactgatgttatacactgatgttacactgatgtAATACTGATGTTACatgatgttacactgatgttacactgatgttatacactgatgttacactgatgtactactgatgttacactgatgtATACACTGATGTAATactgatgttacactgatgttacactgatgtAACACTGATGTAAAACTGATGTTACAATGATGTTACCTGATGTTACatgatgttacactgatgttacactgatgtaatactgatgttacactgatgttacactgatgttacactgatgttacaTGATGTTATACTGATGTTATactgatgttacactgatgttatacactgatgttacactgatgtaatactgatgttacactgatgttacactgatgttacactgatgtAATACTGATGTTATGCTAGCTTATATCATTCATAGCTTACAGTTTGTATTGTGAGTAGTGATGCAGTTTTACCTCCAATGTCTCTGCTCTTCCTGCCtgcttcttcttcgtctgtCTTCCTGAATGTGAACAGGTTATTGAGGTCGGCCATCGGGCTTGTTGGGGTCTGGGACCTCAGTGACACATTCTGCATAGAGCCATGAGTGGAAGAGAGTTACTGAGTTTTGCCCCCACTTCCCCTGCCcttgagaggaggaggagggaggagggaagagcgGGCCATACTTCCTCTGCCATCAGAACATCATCGGTGGTCGGCCTCTTCAAGttcagaggagtcagagagcGGCCCATGCTGACCGGAGATGGGCATGCTGATTGACTACGAGGGTAACCATGACCACGGGAGTGAGCTTGTGGACTTGTAAAAATGTGAGGGAGAGGTGGAAGCTATGAGCGTCCGGAGGAAGTGATGGTGTGGGTGGGGGGCAGATCCCGGTCACGGTTTTGCTCACAATCATGTTCTCTTTCCCGGTCCGGTCTCTGTCCTTGCGGTGGGGGTGGAGCTCTGAGGTTGTTCAGCAGCACGGACTGTTGAATGGTACATGTCCATCATAGGCAGCCGGGTGACATCCAAGGGGGTCAGAGGAGACTCGTCAGAATTCGGGGAGCATTGAGCAGGTGCAGGGGGGGAAGACAAGCAGTGGTGGGCGGTGGGTCAGGAGGTTGGGGAAAGGTGGAGGGATGTCAAAGTAGAGCGCGAGAGTAGACCAAGCTCGGATCCTAGAGTGAGTATCCTGTAGGAAGTCCTCCATCGGGTATTTCATTCCTCATACACAGACTACTTTGCTCGTAATCAAATGCTTCTTGACTTTCATCTCCTCAGGATATTTCCAACCATCTCAATGTAGAACGGTTCCTCTGCTCCATGTCTACTGGGTGCAGGACTCTGATTCTGAGAATTGTCCCAATGCAAAGATGATTCTGGTGTCCGTGGTTACGTATGAAAGACTCATCAAAAGAGGTGCTGAGCTGAGTGTTTGGGTTCCGTTTGGGTTTAGGTGGAGGCATCTTTTTTAAGTCTCACTGTAGAGTGACATCGTgctgcagacagaaacaaaaggtTAAGACCTGGAGAGCATGCAGTTACATGACTTCATGATGTAATCATGAGGCTGCCACTTTAGCCCCTGAGGTCCAGGATCCAACCCTCAGGTGTTAGGTTTACCTCTAAAGACACGTCACCACCTGTATACCTGACATACTACACCAAGCTACAGTCATGCTCCTTATTGAGTTCACAGCACCATGGGAGGATAAGACATATCAGACCTTAAGATCGCttctaaaaaaaagtgtgtatgTGATCTGAAAAAAGCCTTACTCCCCCCCTGGGC includes:
- the LOC117809653 gene encoding LOW QUALITY PROTEIN: neuronal tyrosine-phosphorylated phosphoinositide-3-kinase adapter 2-like (The sequence of the model RefSeq protein was modified relative to this genomic sequence to represent the inferred CDS: inserted 6 bases in 6 codons; deleted 1 base in 1 codon; substituted 4 bases at 4 genomic stop codons) — protein: NPKLPPPKPKRDPNTKLSNSSETMNGLDWQARGTRMRPRDSGAGRSQGVFRASSEHRSCLVLMEGVLLIPCIPVTDPMPPPKPKRNPNTQLSTSFDESFIRNHGHQNXSLHWDNSQNQSPAPSRHGAEEPFYIEMVGNILRRXKSRSIXLRAKXSVYEXMKYPMEDFLQDTHSRIRAWSTLALYFDIPPPFPNLLTHRPPLLVFPPAPAQCSPNSDESPLTPLDVTRLPMMDMYHSTVRAAEQPQSSTXHRKDRDXDREREHDCEQNRDRDLPPTHTITSSGRSXLPPLPHIFTSPQAHSRGHGYPRSQSACPSPVSMGRSLTPLNLKRPTTDDVLMAEEVWPALPSSLLLLSRAGEVGAKLSNXSSTHGSMQNVSLRSQTPTSPMADLNNLFTFRKTDEEEAGRKSRDIGGDSRSLPRQESKDKDGQSSPVSTRMGRSSVSPTMMLSGGGGGESKPTCXLGRSASTSGVPSPGGTSQRHLHELHHPALSQMPWLCGDPTMMEMIEKKRVLCGEIKARQRPEKNLCKQDSMPILPSWRRKQPPPYSAPPTSTAGHTSKVFWDTAI